In Henningerozyma blattae CBS 6284 chromosome 7, complete genome, a single genomic region encodes these proteins:
- the NUP49 gene encoding FG-nucleoporin NUP49 (similar to Saccharomyces cerevisiae NUP49 (YGL172W); ancestral locus Anc_8.125) — MNNLFGKSQTSNSFSFGQNNTSSNTGNTGFSFGGGNNTQANTTTSGGLFGNNNNGTNTGTNTSGSLFGTGNNNNAATSGGLFSNTNNNNNNNNNNNNNNNNNGTNGIKSGGLFGNSNNTNTTTSTGGLFGNSNNTNATASTGGLFGNSNNTTSTTGSLFGNTNNNATNATTGSLFGNSNNNASLGSGSLFGAKPIGSTAPTSSGGLFGAKPIGSTLGQPATTGSLFGTKPIGSTLGQSSATGGLFGNTNNTANTGLFGNTNNTTGTGLFGNTNNATGTGLFGNNNMNNNNNQSNEILNNVSQLAITPMTRIAELPPHLKNEITNIDNYIQRQVQICQHLMEDKEEHSELIDSIPRDVKYLNNKISMTNQNLLQDLTKMNKIREEVKINVDNSQQFSLFLNGLMIPDHKISSNELERFFNNKLILFQNKLDEYFSVLGDIEKAVNGIDEGIFSDKDGVFKQRELKNGLNALVSTVVEEFQLFMETAERIAELHQRVRDIRGKI, encoded by the coding sequence ATGAATAATCTTTTTGGTAAATCGCAAACTAGTAATAGCTTTTCGTTTGGacaaaataatacttcATCGAATACTGGTAATACTGGGTTCTCATTTGGTGGTGGAAATAATACACAAGCTAATACTACTACCAGTGGAGGACTATTTggtaacaataataacgGCACTAATACTGGAACTAATACCTCAGGCTCTTTATTTGGTACTggtaataacaataatgcAGCAACCAGTGGTGGATTATTCAgtaataccaataataataataataataataataataataataataataataataataatggcaCCAATGGTATCAAAAGTGGCGGGTTATTTGGCAATTCAAATAACACAAATACAACTACTTCTACAGGTGGTTTATTTGgcaattctaataatacaaatgcAACTGCATCTACAGGTGGTTTATTTGGCAATTCTAATAACACTACGTCTACCACCGGTTCACTTTTTGGGaacacaaataataatgccaCTAATGCAACAACAGGTAGTCTCTTTggtaattctaataataacgcCAGTCTTGGATCTGGCTCATTGTTTGGTGCTAAGCCGATAGGATCTACAGCTCCCACATCAAGTGGAGGATTATTTGGTGCTAAACCCATTGGATCTACACTTGGCCAACCAGCTACGACAGGGAGTTTATTTGGAACGAAACCAATTGGATCTACTCTTGGTCAATCTTCTGCCACGGGCGGATTATTTggtaatacaaataataccGCAAATACTGGGTTATTCGGTAATACAAACAATACCACGGGTACTGGATTATTTGGTAATACAAACAATGCTACAGGAACTGGGttatttggaaataataatatgaataacaataacaaccaatctaatgaaattttaaataatgtatCACAATTGGCAATAACACCGATGACTCGTATAGCTGAATTACCACctcatttgaaaaatgaaatcactaatattgataattatattcaaaGACAAGTTCAAATATGCCAGCATTTAATGGAAGATAAAGAAGAGCATAgtgaattaattgattctaTTCCTCGAGAtgtgaaatatttaaataacaaGATATCGATgacaaatcaaaatttattacaagATTTAACTAAGATGAATAAGATTAGAGAAGAAGTGAAGATCAATGTTGATAATTCTCAACAATTTTCCTTGTTTTTGAATGGATTAATGATACCTGATCATAAGATTAGTAGTAATGAATTGGaaagatttttcaataataaattaatattatttcaaaataaattggATGAATATTTCAGTGTTTTGGGCGACATTGAAAAAGCTGTTAATGGTATTGATGAAGGTATATTTAGTGATAAAGATGGTGTATTTAAACAAAGAGAATTAAAGAACGGATTAAATGCATTAGTGAGTACGGTAGTGGAAGAATTCCAATTATTTATGGAGACTGCAGAAAGAATTGCAGAATTGCATCAACGTGTCAGAGATATTCGGGGCAAGATATAA
- the AGC1 gene encoding citrin (similar to Saccharomyces cerevisiae AGC1 (YPR021C); ancestral locus Anc_8.129), with amino-acid sequence MERLNSNSPKRQLQTEIFTKYATYNVYDEPVLDFDSFIKLVSDSNSLTDNLTDHSYNLNTIPKGTFGCIFFAVDEKNKGYLTINDWFHFNNLLELNNFNYIILYEFFRKFDQLKYPTSNFLFPKSINYNQNSLSFDTLFLTKENIIDTLDILHDEILNLSFLNPIDKSNFEKNFILNWKDLDSNLLTFYQQFYFNPIQTKTPLQIPIISLNSILTIIQTELPNIRLKKAFKSLSNYHPKNNNLIISIDQLNYILKIFYIHRISIEFFDSLKNIKNLNNFYKNSNKDSIDYNTIKDLSFLIQNFDLINQILIKFIKINNLNEYNIKNNPFTKFQFINFINNQYNKVNNITFFTPSQIDLLFNIVESSKKVKNLNKWDPDNAKNLESSSSFNAYNNLHHHQIQSIDDYISNEFIHNSFNSDNTLKPTSPTSTTLSSRPTSLSTTLTLQDFMKILNPNYLNDLIHQLELNKIQSNSIYINYYFYPIFNSIYNFSLGSIAGCIGATFVYPIDLIKTRLQAQRDLSKYKNSFDCLIKILKVEGPKGLYSGLSPQLIGVAPEKAIKLTVNDKMRFNLKNWNNGKLTLPLEVISGACAGTCQVIFTNPLEIVKIRLQVKSEYANENLAKSQITAIQIVKKLGLSGLYRGVTACLLRDVPFSAIYFPTYAHLKKNLFNFNINPDPIIDDPTLINQNSNTTNSTTNNNNSNPSKFNRSRLKTWELLVAGGLAGIPAAFLTTPMDVIKTRLQMDPKKGETKYKGVFDAVRTILREESYKSFFKGSTARVLRSSPQFGVTLAAYELFKQFFPLKNDEETNKISNKKQDFPKVVDSFTEFSKNYAKSSSSNNTSTEFNFFAPNVDPYGNNYINYYYKCCQAAKIFIDLDTMFGRFDKNVYNRFQKEINSISQETSKD; translated from the coding sequence ATGGAAAGATTGAATAGTAATAGTCCCAAGAGACAACTTCAAACCGAAATATTCACCAAATATGCCACTTATAATGTTTATGACGAGCCAGTATTGGATTTCGATTCATTTATAAAGCTAGTAAGTGATTCGAATAGTCTCACAGATAATTTAACAGACCATTcgtataatttaaatactaTCCCTAAGGGTACTTTTGGTTGTATATTTTTCGCTGtggatgaaaaaaataaaggttATTTAACTATTAATGATTGGTTCcattttaataatcttttggaattaaataatttcaactATATCATCTtatatgaattttttagaaaattcgatcaattgaaatatcCAACTTCGAATTTCTTATTCCCTAAATCAATCAATTATAATCAAAACTCTTTATCATTCGATACTTTATTTCTaactaaagaaaatataatagatACTTTAGATATCTTACatgatgaaatattaaatctatCGTTTTTAAATCCAATtgataaatcaaatttcgaaaaaaatttcatcttaAATTGGAAAGATTTGGATTCTAACTTATTAACTTTTTATCagcaattttattttaatccAATTCAAACTAAAACACCTTTACAAATCCCAATTATTTCATTGAATTCCATATTGACTATAATTCAAACAGAATTGCCAAATAtaagattgaaaaaagcttttaaatcattatcaaattatcaccccaaaaataataatttaatcatTTCCATAGACCAATTGAATtacattttgaaaattttttatattcataGAATCtctattgaatttttcgattcacttaaaaatattaaaaatttaaataatttttataaaaattcaaataaagattCCATCGATTACAATACCATCAAGGACTTATCCTTTTTAATCCAAAATTTCGATTTGattaatcaaattttaattaaatttattaaaattaacaatttAAATGAGTAcaacattaaaaataatccTTTCAcgaaatttcaatttattaatttcattaataatcaatatAACAAAGTCAATAACATTACTTTTTTCACTCCATCACaaatagatttattattcaatattgTAGAAAGTTctaaaaaagttaaaaatttgaataaatggGATCCTGATAATGCAAAAAATCTagaatcatcatcatcgttTAATGCTTATAataatcttcatcatcatcaaattcaatcCATAGACgattatatttcaaatgaatTCATTCataattctttcaattcaGATAATACTTTAAAACCAACCTCTCCAACTTCTACTACGTTATCTTCAAGGCCAACATCTTTATCAACTACTTTAACTTTACAAGATTTTATGAAAATCTTAAatccaaattatttaaatgatttaattcatcaattagaattgaataaaattcaatcaaattcaatttacattaattattatttttatccaatcttcaattcaatttacaatttttctttgggTTCAATTGCTGGTTGTATTGGTGCCACTTTTGTTTACCCAATAGATTTGATTAAGACACGTTTACAAGCCCAAAGAGATCtttctaaatataaaaattcatttgattgtttaattaaaattttaaaagtagAAGGCCCCAAAGGTTTATATTCAGGGTTATCCCCACAATTGATTGGAGTGGCTCCAGAAAAGGCTATTAAATTAACtgttaatgataaaatgagatttaatttgaaaaattggaataatGGGAAATTGACTTTACCATTAGAGGTCATTTCAGGTGCTTGTGCTGGTACTTGTCAAGTTATTTTCACAAATCCTTTAGAAATTGTAAAGATTCGATTACAAGTAAAATCTGAATAtgcaaatgaaaatttagcAAAATCGCAAATTACTGCAATTCaaattgttaaaaaattaggTTTATCAGGTTTGTATAGAGGTGTCACGGCTTGTTTATTAAGAGATGTCCCATTTTCTGCAATATATTTCCCAACTTATGcacatttgaaaaaaaatttatttaattttaatatcaatcCAGACCCAATTATTGATGACCCTACACTTATTaatcaaaattcaaatactaCTAACTCAAccactaataataataattcaaatccaTCAAAGTTTAATAGATCAAGATTGAAAACTTGGGAATTATTAGTCGCAGGTGGATTGGCTGGGATTCCTGCGGCATTCTTAACCACTCCAATGGatgtaataaaaacaaGATTACAAATGGATCCGAAAAAGGGTGAGACGAAATATAAGGGGGTTTTTGATGCTGTTCGTACAATTTTAAGAGAAGAAAGCTATAAAagttttttcaaaggtTCTACTGCTCGTGTTTTAAGAAGCTCACCTCAATTCGGTGTTACTCTGGCGGCTTAcgaattatttaaacaattCTTTCCTctaaaaaatgatgaagaaacaaataaaatctCTAATAAGAAGCAAGATTTTCCTAAAGTAGTAGACTCTTTTACagaattttctaaaaattatGCGAAGTCGTCTTcaagtaataatacatcaacagaatttaatttctttgcCCCGAATGTAGATCCATAtggaaataattatattaattattattataaatgtTGCCAGGCAGCAAAGATTTTTATCGATTTAGATACAATGTTTGGAagatttgataaaaatgtGTACAATAGATTTCAAAAAGAGATTAATTCAATCTCTCAAGAAACATCAAAGGATTGA
- the XRN1 gene encoding chromatin-binding exonuclease XRN1 (similar to Saccharomyces cerevisiae KEM1 (YGL173C); ancestral locus Anc_8.126) gives MGIPKFFRYISERWPMILQLIEGNQIPEFDNLYLDMNSILHTCTHSNDDSSDITKRLSEEEVFAKIFTYIDHLFMTIKPKQTFYMAIDGVAPRAKMNQQRARRFRTAMDAEKALQKAIEEGTEIPKGEPFDSNSITPGTEFMAKLTKNLKYFIHDKISNDSNWRNVEIVFSGHEVPGEGEHKIMDYIRTIRSQEGYNPNTRHCIYGLDADLIILGLSTHAPHFALLREEVKFGRRSGQTPALENQNFFLLHLSLLREYLELEFENIADELQFEYNFERVLDDFILILFVIGNDFLPNLPDLHLNKGAFPVLLQTFKEALLHLDGYINEFGKINLQRLKIWLEYLTQFELMNFEQKDIDVDWFNQQLENISIEGERKRARIGKKLILKQQKKIIGMIKPWILKEMQLKFAPDIADEEIPSLSLNSSIVLHDLDSDSEEDSENANTKNIYKEKQNEVINQNIDFLKKAAFDLGLIVVHSNSTDTYSLRIDVDAINPNETEEEHEERLQSIRRMLKTYQSSILVDDQSELDREQQVYEDRFKKWKNEYYKDKLQFTTNTDEGKQQLKKLSCDYVEGLQWVLFYYYKGCQSWSWYYPHHYSPRISDLILGLHQVIDFEKSVPFTPFQQLMAVLPERSKNLIPVCLRPLMYEENSKIIDFYPHEVKLDKNGKTAEWEAVVLLSFIDEKRLIDAMEPYLSKLSPEEKIRNSFGRNLTFTFNPQIDEVYKSPLSGIFKDLEHNHCVEKEHKTVSMDGKDYVYGLLPDAKFGQDLLAGFPTLATIPFDYKLEYNESMVFQQASRQQSMVLSVNNIYKETNLSLSDISKRYLGKVIYTRWPYLRESKLLAISDGKTIYESDERVSLVNVNPLDHYLSSFTKNIKISSRPMKDTEKKQFNSLQTSLARKYLKQQAVNIGELTAIIEVLPVTGLVRNQEGAYVKTYSSTSEYFPLQLMVRDIQNKDERYAEKPPQPIEEEFPRGSEVIFLGDYAYGGKAIIDDYSSKTRLKLTVEKKLSKFEPHIGKERLKLDNEQIKYYPSYVISKKLNLHPLFLSKILSKFLIAGIDGKHINVGIPIKFESRHEKVLGYARRNPKGWEFSNIAVSLLEHYRDTFKEFFAKLSKNKDNIPSIESLFPNYSPKQCNDLVSNITEFLKTFTANFVKVSIESDSLTKVSISAVEDYVERYSKQEPKPEQKHLAKVPRDAILDPKTSFSLLRTQKFSLGDRVVYIQDSGKVPLFSKGTVVGYTTLGSTISVQVLFDHEIVAGNKFGGRLRTNRGLGLDASFLLNITDRQFIYHSKASKKVNEDHKQANSKSITNQMLQEKVTEMKTKKAKNLLNHIKKGGKQADNKDIEEEESFQEKITAPQPKTISYRALINNEVDATSIIDSSTRNEKLPKDITANNVYSAVLNQIRTDGYSAEQDAGPISTQINQNGLPYQLPPGMAPHAQMLPGNFHAHPMPPPPPGFPGVLPPINMQGIPHFPPPNMMFNANHLNGGVDEKGSAELKEFIKGNNNNSNRVTSKKTKILKRPENSKTTTKEKYPYLQISNHTIRRA, from the coding sequence ATGGGTATTCCTAAGTTTTTCAGATATATCTCAGAAAGATGGCCTATGATTTTACAATTGATTGAAGGTAATCAAATTCCAGAATTTGATAATCTATATCTAGATATGAACTCAATCTTACATACATGCACGcattcaaatgatgattCTAGTGATATTACGAAAAGATTAAGTGAGGAAGAAGTTTTTGCAAAGATTTTCACTTATATTGATCATTTATTCATGACAATTAAACCAAAACAAACATTTTATATGGCCATTGATGGTGTTGCTCCAAGAGCTAAAATGAATCAGCAAAGAGCAAGAAGATTTAGAACTGCCATGGACGCTGAAAAGGCTTTGCAAAAGGCAATCGAAGAAGGCACAGAAATACCTAAAGGTGAACCATTTGACTCCAATTCTATTACCCCTGGTACTGAGTTTATGGCTAAATTAACAAAGaacttgaaatattttattcatgACAAAATATCGAATGATTCAAATTGGAGAAATGTTGAAATTGTCTTCTCTGGTCATGAAGTACCGGGTGAAGGTGAACATAAAATTATGGATTATATTAGAACAATTAGATCTCAAGAAGGTTACAACCCAAATACAAGACATTGTATATATGGTTTAGATGCCGATTTAATCATTTTAGGTTTATCAACACATGCTCCACATTTTGCCCTATTGAGAGAAGAGGTTAAATTTGGTAGAAGAAGTGGTCAAACTCCAGCAttagaaaatcaaaatttctttttattacatctttcattattaagAGAGTATTTGGAActagaatttgaaaatatagCAGATGAATTGCAATTTGAATACAATTTTGAAAGAGTCTTAGATGATtttattctaattttatttgttattgGTAACGATTTCTTACCAAATTTACCAGATTTACATTTAAACAAAGGTGCTTTCCCTGTATTATTGCAAACATTTAAAGAAGCATTATTACATTTAGATGGTTATATTAACGAATTTGGCAAAATCAATTTgcaaagattaaaaatttggtTAGAATATTTGACTCAATTTGAACTAATGAATTTTGAACAAAAAGATATCGATGTTGACTGGTTTAATCAACAACTAGAAAACATTTCAATTGAAGGGGAAAGAAAGAGAGCTAGAAttggtaaaaaattaatactaaaacaacaaaaaaaaataattggcATGATAAAGCCTTGGATCTTGAAAGAAAtgcaattaaaatttgcTCCTGATATTGCTGATGAGGAAATTCCTAGcttatcattaaattccTCTATTGTATTACATGATTTAGACTCAGATTCGGAAGAAGATTCAGAGAATGCTAACacaaaaaatatctataaggaaaaacaaaatgaaGTTATTAACCAAAATATAGATTTCTTGAAAAAGGCAGCTTTTGACTTGGgtttaattgttgttcaTTCAAACTCTACTGATACTTATTCTTTGCGTATTGACGTTGATGCAATAAATCCAAATGAAACCGAAGAGGAGCATGAAGAGCGTTTGCAATCTATTAGAAGAATGTTGAAGACCTATCAATCTTCCATTCTAGTCGATGACCAAAGTGAATTAGATCGTGAACAACAAGTGTATGAAGacagatttaaaaaatggaaaaatgAATACTACaaagataaattacaaTTCACTACTAATACTGATGAAGGtaaacaacaattaaaaaagttgaGTTGCGATTATGTGGAGGGTTTACAATGggtattattttattattataaaggTTGTCAATCTTGGAGTTGGTATTATCCACATCATTACTCGCCAAGAATTTcagatttaattttaggTTTACATCAAGTAATTgactttgaaaaaagtgTACCATTCACTCCATTTCAACAATTGATGGCTGTCTTACCAGAaagatcaaaaaatttaattccaGTTTGCTTGAGACCATTGATGTACGAAGAGAATTCTAAAATCATCGATTTTTATCCTCATGAAgtaaaattagataaaaatgGTAAAACTGCCGAATGGGAAGCTGTTGTTCTATTATCCTTTATAGATGAAAAAAGATTGATTGATGCCATGGAGCCTTACTTATCCAAATTATCTCCAGAAGAAAAGATTCGTAATTCCTTTGGTAGAAATTTGACGTTTACTTTTAATCCACAAATTGATGAAGTTTATAAATCACCTTTATCAGgtatatttaaagatttagaaCACAATCACTGTGTCGAAAAAGAACATAAAACTGTTTCTATGGATGGGAAAGATTATGTTTATGGGTTATTACCTGACGCAAAATTTGGTCAGGATTTATTAGCAGGCTTCCCAACTTTAGCTACAATTCCTTTTGATTATAAACttgaatataatgaaaGTATGGTTTTTCAACAGGCTTCTAGACAACAATCAATGGTATTGAGtgtgaataatatttacaaagaaactaatttatcattatctgatatttctaaaagaTATTTAGGTAAGGTAATCTACACAAGATGGCCATATTTGAGAGAATCTAAATTGCTTGCTATTAGCGATGGTAAGACTATTTATGAATCTGATGAAAGAGTTTCTTTGGTAAACGTTAACCCTCTTGACCATTATTTGTCTTCATTCAcgaaaaatatcaaaatatccAGTAGACCAATGAAGGatacagaaaaaaaacaatttaattCTCTCCAAACTTCATTAGctagaaaatatttaaaacaacaGGCTGTTAATATTGGAGAACTAACTGCCATTATTGAAGTATTACCAGTTACTGGTTTAGTAAGAAATCAAGAGGGTGCATATGTTAAAACATATTCTAGCACCTCTGAATACTTTCCACTTCAATTAATGGTCCGGGACATTCAAAATAAGGATGAAAGATATGCTGAAAAGCCACCTCAGCCTATTGAAGAGGAGTTTCCACGAGGATCGGaagttatatttttaggTGATTATGCTTACGGTGGGAAAGCCATTATTGACGACTATAGTAGTAAGACAAGATTAAAATTAACTGTTGAGAAGAAATTAAGTAAATTTGAACCTCATATTGGTAAGGAAAGATTAAAACTCGATAATgaacaaattaaatattatccATCATATgttatttctaaaaaacTTAATTTGCATCCATTATTCCTGTCTAAAATCTTATCGAAGTTTTTAATTGCAGGCATTGATGGGAAACATATAAATGTTGGTATTCCAATTAAGTTTGAAAGTCGCCATGAAAAAGTGTTAGGTTATGCAAGAAGAAATCCAAAAGGTTGGGAATTCTCCAATATTGCAGTTTCGTTATTAGAACACTATAGGGATAcctttaaagaattttttgcTAAGTTATCTAAGAACAAGGATAATATCCCATCTATTGAAAGTTTATTCCCAAATTATTCACCTAAGCAATGCAACGATCTAGTTTCGAATATTACTGAGTTTTTGAAAACTTTTACTGCAAATTTTGTTAAAGTGTCCATTGAAAGTGACTCACTAACCAAAGTATCTATTTCTGCAGTAGAAGATTATGTTGAACGGTATTCAAAACAAGAACCAAAACCAGAACAGAAGCATCTAGCAAAAGTTCCGCGTGATGCAATTTTAGATCCAAAAACATCCTTTTCTTTATTGCGTACGCAGAAATTTTCCCTAGGTGACCGTGTTGTATACATTCAAGACTCAGGTAAAGTTCCATTGTTTTCAAAGGGTACTGTTGTTGGGTATACCACTCTGGGCTCTACAATTTCTGTTCAAGTTTTATTTGACCATGAAATCGTTGCCGGTAATAAATTTGGTGGCAGATTAAGAACTAATCGTGGGCTGGGTTTGGATGCTTCATTTTTGTTAAACATCACAGATAGACAATTTATCTATCACTCAAAGGCCTCCAAGAAAGTTAATGAGGACCACAAGCAGGCTAACTCTAAAAGCATCACTAATCAGATGTTACAAGAAAAGGTTACAGAAATGAAAACCAAGAAGGCTAAAAATTTGTTGAACCATATTAAGAAAGGTGGAAAGCAAGCTGATAACaaagatattgaagaagagGAGAGCTTTCAAGAGAAGATAACTGCTCCTCAACCAAAAACAATTTCTTACAGAGCTTTAATAAACAATGAAGTTGATGCTACTTCCATAATAGATTCTTCTACtagaaatgaaaaactACCAAAAGATATCACTGCTAATAATGTTTATAGCGCGGTTTTAAATCAGATCCGCACCGATGGCTATTCTGCTGAGCAAGATGCTGGCCCTATTAGTACACAAATAAATCAGAATGGTCTTCCATACCAATTGCCTCCTGGTATGGCACCACACGCTCAAATGCTACCGGGCAATTTTCACGCTCATCCCATGCCTCCTCCTCCCCCTGGGTTTCCTGGAGTTCTCCCACCAATTAATATGCAAGGTATCCCACATTTTCCTCCACCAAATATGATGTTTAATGCAAACCATCTTAACGGTGGGGTTGACGAAAAGGGAAGTGCtgaattgaaagaatttattaagggtaataataataatagtaatcgGGTCACCagtaaaaaaacaaagatACTGAAAAGACCTGAAAATAGCAAAACTACtactaaagaaaaataccCGTATCTACAGATAAGCAATCACACAATAAGAAGGGCGTAA
- the EAF3 gene encoding Eaf3p (similar to Saccharomyces cerevisiae EAF3 (YPR023C); ancestral locus Anc_8.131): MLLKPGEKCLAFHGPLLYEAKVLRAWNPETQECSTALPSTGVNANVNASTNNNNNTNSSSSSSSTTTGGDMNCPPDDLLNAESYYIHYKGWKASWDEWVGVSRVRDLTPANKTLQQKLAKEARASAKSNRRGASTKKNKEKDTASSTASPTATTVIDHSPSPMGSNGMANNGMSSGTPNGNNNGSRITLHMPIRLKAVLVNDWEYVTKDKMIVKLPPKLTIHQIMENYLKLKSDQLETPVEQSQLNEFILGLKLYFNKSLPVLLLYRLERLQFNNLIQLENVSIDNIDFTKIYGCIHLLRLLSLLPELISMTTMDTQNCTLLISHAENLLLWLLLNNTSVLEENGELPTIRPRDRAHRARRTDTTPEQLFFDEDHAGSFYVNTSSQYEGVALGM, from the coding sequence ATGCTACTAAAACCAGGTGAAAAGTGTCTAGCGTTCCATGGACCTCTATTATACGAGGCTAAAGTACTAAGAGCGTGGAACCCAGAGACTCAAGAATGTAGTACAGCATTACCCAGCACTGGTGTCAATGCCAACGTAAATGCCAGCAcaaacaataacaataacacAAATTCAAGTTCGTCCAGTAGTAGCACGACAACTGGTGGAGATATGAATTGTCCTCCTGACGATCTTTTGAATGCCGAGAGTTACTATATTCATTACAAAGGTTGGAAGGCTTCTTGGGATGAATGGGTAGGAGTATCACGAGTGAGAGATTTGACACCTGCCAATAAGACGTTACAACAAAAATTGGCAAAAGAAGCTCGTGCAAGTGCCAAGAGTAATAGACGAGGGGCATCTACcaagaaaaacaaagaaaaagataCCGCATCCTCAACAGCCTCCCCTACTGCAACCACTGTCATTGATCATTCTCCATCTCCTATGGGTTCTAATGGGATGGCTAATAATGGCATGTCTAGTGGAACTCCcaatggtaataataacggTAGTCGAATCACATTGCATATGCCCATACGATTGAAAGCTGTTCTTGTCAACGATTGGGAATACGTGACAAAGGACAAAATGATTGTGAAATTACCTCCTAAATTGACCATCCATCAAATAATggagaattatttgaaattgaaaagtGACCAATTGGAAACACCGGTAGAGCAATCTCAGTTAAACGAATTTATTCTAGGgttgaaattatatttcaacAAATCATTGCCCGTGTTGCTACTATATAGACTAGAACGATTACAATTCAACAATCTAATTCAACTAGAAAATGTCTCAATAGATAATATCGATTTTACCAAAATATACGGGTGTATCCACCTTCTAAGATTGCTCTCGTTATTGCCAGAACTCATCTCCATGACTACCATGGATACACAAAATTGTACATTGCTTATTTCTCATGCAGAGAACCTTCTATTGTGGCTACTGCTGAATAACACCAGCGTTTTAGAAGAAAATGGTGAGCTACCGACAATCCGTCCACGTGATAGGGCACACAGGGCACGCCGTACAGACACAACGCCAGAACAACTTTTCTTTGATGAGGATCATGCAGGCTCATTCTATGTAAATACTTCTAGTCAATATGAAGGGGTTGCTCTAGGTATGTGA